A single genomic interval of Saccharothrix saharensis harbors:
- a CDS encoding DNA polymerase III subunit delta' — MNRGVWGDVVGQPEAVEVLSAAAEAAASIVAGGSPAPGAMTHAWLFTGPPGSGRSVAARAFAAALQCTAVDDRPGCGSCAGCHTTLAGTHADVRVVAPEGLSISVAEMRSLVQVSARRPTSGRWQVVIIADADRLTEGAANALLKAVEEPPARTVFLLCAPSDHPDDVSVTIRSRCRIVSLATPRTASIAAALEVEGVAPEVASWAASVCGGHVGRARRLATDEQSRARREAVLRIPMALRRPADIFTCADQLVSAAEGDAQTANEGRDQAEREALETAMGAGGTGKGTAAATRGAKGALKDLEKRQKSRATRTQRDSLDQALVDLAAFYRDVLVTATGAPAVLNHPDRAEDARAAASSWTPESALRRLEAVLDCRTALELNVKPRIAIEAMLTTLQRG; from the coding sequence GTGAACCGTGGTGTGTGGGGCGACGTCGTCGGCCAGCCCGAGGCGGTCGAGGTGCTGTCGGCGGCGGCGGAGGCGGCCGCGTCGATCGTGGCGGGCGGGTCGCCCGCGCCGGGTGCGATGACCCACGCGTGGCTGTTCACCGGGCCGCCCGGCTCGGGTCGCTCGGTGGCGGCACGGGCGTTCGCCGCCGCGTTGCAGTGCACCGCCGTGGACGACCGGCCGGGCTGCGGCTCGTGCGCCGGGTGCCACACGACCCTGGCGGGGACGCACGCCGACGTGCGGGTGGTCGCGCCCGAGGGCCTGTCGATCTCGGTGGCCGAGATGCGGTCGCTGGTGCAGGTGTCGGCCCGGCGGCCGACGTCCGGGCGCTGGCAGGTGGTGATCATCGCCGACGCCGACCGGCTCACCGAGGGTGCGGCGAACGCGCTGCTCAAAGCGGTGGAGGAACCCCCCGCGCGGACCGTGTTCCTGCTGTGCGCGCCGTCGGACCACCCCGACGACGTGTCGGTGACCATCCGGTCGCGGTGCCGGATCGTGTCGCTGGCCACCCCCCGGACCGCGTCGATCGCGGCGGCGCTGGAGGTCGAGGGCGTGGCGCCGGAGGTGGCGTCGTGGGCGGCCTCGGTGTGCGGCGGGCACGTGGGCCGGGCGCGGCGGCTGGCCACCGACGAGCAGTCGCGGGCCCGGCGCGAGGCCGTGCTGCGCATCCCGATGGCGCTGCGCCGGCCCGCGGACATCTTCACCTGCGCCGACCAGCTCGTGTCGGCCGCCGAGGGTGACGCGCAGACCGCGAACGAGGGCCGCGACCAGGCCGAGCGCGAGGCGTTGGAGACCGCGATGGGCGCGGGCGGCACGGGCAAGGGCACGGCCGCCGCGACCCGCGGGGCCAAGGGCGCGCTGAAGGACCTGGAGAAGCGGCAGAAGTCGCGGGCCACCCGCACCCAGCGCGACTCGCTGGACCAGGCGCTGGTCGACCTGGCCGCGTTCTACCGGGACGTGCTGGTGACCGCGACCGGCGCGCCCGCTGTGCTCAACCACCCGGACCGGGCCGAGGACGCGCGCGCGGCGGCCTCCTCGTGGACGCCGGAGTCGGCGTTGCGCCGGCTGGAGGCCGTGCTGGACTGCCGGACCGCGCTGGAGCTGAACGTGAAGCCGCGGATCGCCATCGAGGCCATGCTCACCACGCTCCAGCGGGGCTGA
- a CDS encoding bifunctional MFS transporter/dTMP kinase, with product MSTIQDGGTAASTSHRIRSVLAIRPFRRLWGVTYLCSVGDWLSLLALTGLVTKMMDSYQWQSFSLSLVVLTQLLPGILFAPLGGVLADRFDRRKIMVVCDLLRGGLFISIALVGTAWWLFIANFLVGCCAMLWIPAKDSAVPNLLRRPDQVETANQLGLVMTYGISVISGAGLYSIISGIPGYLGLQNSDLEFRIATIAVMVNGALYVTSAIIVATRIPELSGRIAAVKRTRENGEAPGFFAMLRDGMKYAARTPLVRGLVIGMIGAFAAAGAVIGTATPYSLSLLGGDSTFGLLFVAVFAGLALGMATAPRMARRLPYDRLFGVTILVAGVSLLFVAFAPHLWVALVAVACVGASAGMAFLTGLTIVGSQVEDAMRGRTVALLQSLLKVVLFAASAAAPLLVTLVQKRTVTIFGHPMVVDGTRPVMFGAGVIAALLGLIAYRQMDNRRSEPILSDLLAALRRRARRTAGVLIAVEGDTRQDTSVQARRLAEALRESGREVVLASDPDLDEQRLRNLLSTADLAGVRAHALVAAAVRADVVEREVRPALDNGALVVMERYVDSPLAHFSAAGSVEPREVEGLVDWATGRLRPDMTVLLDRTPSQVRASGGTLDTVEHHWRVQKLLTDMASADPERYVVVDADGTEDEVAERVRSAVLPLLARRTRMPAEPVAETS from the coding sequence GTGAGCACCATCCAAGACGGCGGCACAGCGGCCTCGACCAGCCACCGGATTCGCAGCGTGTTGGCGATCCGGCCGTTCCGCAGGCTCTGGGGTGTCACCTATCTGTGCAGCGTTGGTGACTGGCTGTCATTGCTGGCCTTGACGGGCCTGGTCACCAAGATGATGGACAGCTACCAGTGGCAGAGCTTCTCGCTCAGCCTGGTGGTCCTGACCCAGCTGCTGCCCGGAATCCTGTTCGCGCCCCTCGGCGGCGTGCTCGCGGACCGGTTCGACCGCCGCAAGATCATGGTGGTCTGCGACCTGCTGCGCGGCGGCCTGTTCATCTCGATCGCGCTGGTCGGCACGGCGTGGTGGTTGTTCATCGCGAACTTCCTGGTCGGCTGCTGCGCGATGCTGTGGATCCCGGCCAAGGACTCGGCGGTGCCGAACCTGCTGCGCCGGCCCGACCAGGTGGAGACGGCCAACCAGCTCGGCTTGGTGATGACCTACGGCATCTCGGTCATCTCCGGCGCGGGCCTGTACTCGATCATCTCCGGCATCCCCGGCTACCTCGGCCTGCAGAACAGCGACCTCGAGTTCCGCATCGCGACCATCGCGGTCATGGTCAACGGCGCGCTGTACGTGACGTCGGCCATCATCGTGGCCACCCGCATCCCGGAGCTGTCCGGCCGGATCGCCGCGGTCAAGCGCACCCGGGAGAACGGCGAGGCGCCGGGCTTCTTCGCCATGCTGCGCGACGGCATGAAGTACGCCGCCCGCACGCCGCTGGTCCGCGGCCTGGTCATCGGCATGATCGGCGCGTTCGCCGCGGCCGGCGCGGTGATCGGCACGGCCACCCCCTACTCGCTGTCGCTGCTGGGCGGCGACTCCACGTTCGGCCTGCTGTTCGTGGCCGTGTTCGCGGGCCTGGCGCTGGGCATGGCGACCGCGCCGCGGATGGCCCGGCGGCTGCCCTACGACCGGCTGTTCGGCGTGACGATCCTGGTCGCCGGCGTGAGCCTGCTGTTCGTGGCGTTCGCGCCGCACCTGTGGGTGGCGCTGGTCGCGGTGGCGTGCGTCGGCGCGTCGGCGGGCATGGCGTTCCTGACCGGCCTGACCATCGTCGGCTCGCAGGTCGAGGACGCGATGCGCGGCCGGACCGTGGCGCTGCTCCAGTCGCTGCTCAAGGTGGTGCTGTTCGCGGCGTCCGCCGCCGCGCCGCTGCTGGTCACGCTGGTGCAGAAGCGGACGGTCACGATCTTCGGTCACCCGATGGTGGTGGACGGCACGCGGCCGGTGATGTTCGGCGCGGGCGTGATCGCCGCCCTGCTCGGGCTGATCGCCTACCGGCAGATGGACAACCGGCGGTCCGAGCCGATCCTGTCCGACCTGCTCGCCGCGCTGCGCCGCCGGGCCCGGCGGACCGCCGGCGTGCTCATCGCCGTCGAGGGTGACACCCGGCAGGACACGTCCGTGCAGGCCAGACGGCTGGCCGAGGCGTTGCGCGAGAGCGGCCGCGAGGTCGTGCTGGCCTCCGACCCGGACCTGGACGAGCAGCGGCTGCGCAACCTGCTGTCCACCGCGGACCTGGCGGGCGTGCGGGCGCACGCGCTGGTGGCCGCCGCCGTGCGGGCCGACGTGGTGGAGCGCGAGGTGCGGCCCGCGCTGGACAACGGCGCGCTGGTCGTGATGGAGCGGTACGTGGACAGCCCGTTGGCGCACTTCAGCGCGGCGGGCAGCGTGGAGCCGCGCGAGGTCGAGGGCCTGGTCGACTGGGCCACCGGGCGGCTGCGCCCGGACATGACCGTGCTGCTGGACCGCACGCCGTCGCAGGTGCGGGCCTCCGGCGGCACGCTGGACACCGTCGAGCACCACTGGCGGGTGCAGAAGCTGCTGACCGACATGGCCTCGGCCGACCCGGAGCGCTACGTCGTGGTCGACGCCGACGGCACCGAGGACGAGGTCGCCGAACGGGTGCGCTCCGCCGTGCTCCCGCTGCTCGCGCGGCGGACCCGGATGCCCGCCGAGCCGGTGGCGGAGACGTCCTGA
- a CDS encoding TIGR03617 family F420-dependent LLM class oxidoreductase translates to MKVDRLEIEYDPRTVVAAARVAEADGCDGFWVAETRHDPFLALGRVAGQVERVELGTAVAVAFARNPMSTAVQANDLQLLSGGRFNLGLGSQVEPHVTKRFGMPWSRPAARMREFVLALRAIWHAWETGERLRFRGEFYTHTLMTPFFDPGPNPHGPPRVWLAGVGELMTEVAGEVADGFLCHTFTTERYLREVTLPALARGRAKARKPVAGLEVCGPSLVACDERGVADVKRQIAFYGSTPAYRKVLDLHGWGELHEELHQLSRRRMWDDMAAAITDEVLAAFAVVGTPAQVRAEVDRRYGDVVTRIAAPVLRTG, encoded by the coding sequence GTGAAGGTGGACCGGCTGGAGATCGAGTACGACCCGCGCACCGTGGTGGCCGCGGCCCGGGTGGCCGAGGCCGACGGGTGTGACGGCTTCTGGGTGGCCGAGACCCGGCACGACCCGTTCCTGGCGCTGGGCCGCGTGGCCGGGCAGGTGGAGCGGGTCGAGCTGGGCACGGCGGTCGCGGTGGCGTTCGCGCGCAACCCGATGAGCACCGCGGTGCAGGCCAACGACCTGCAACTGCTGTCGGGCGGCCGGTTCAACCTCGGCCTGGGCTCGCAGGTGGAGCCGCACGTCACCAAGCGGTTCGGCATGCCGTGGTCCCGGCCCGCCGCGCGGATGCGCGAGTTCGTGCTGGCCCTGCGCGCCATCTGGCACGCGTGGGAGACCGGCGAGCGGCTGAGGTTCCGCGGCGAGTTCTACACCCACACGCTGATGACGCCGTTCTTCGACCCCGGCCCGAACCCGCACGGCCCGCCGAGGGTGTGGCTGGCGGGCGTCGGCGAGCTGATGACCGAGGTCGCGGGCGAGGTGGCGGACGGCTTCCTGTGCCACACCTTCACCACCGAGCGGTACCTGCGCGAGGTGACGCTGCCCGCGTTGGCGCGCGGCCGGGCCAAGGCCCGCAAGCCGGTGGCCGGGCTGGAGGTGTGCGGGCCGTCGCTGGTGGCGTGCGACGAGCGGGGCGTGGCCGACGTGAAGCGGCAGATCGCGTTCTACGGCTCGACGCCCGCCTACCGCAAGGTGCTGGACCTGCACGGCTGGGGCGAGCTGCACGAGGAGCTGCACCAGCTCTCCCGGCGGCGGATGTGGGACGACATGGCCGCCGCGATCACCGACGAGGTCCTGGCCGCGTTCGCCGTCGTCGGCACGCCGGCGCAGGTGCGGGCCGAGGTCGACCGCCGCTACGGCGACGTGGTCACCCGGATCGCCGCGCCGGTGCTCAGGACCGGATGA
- the topA gene encoding type I DNA topoisomerase, which translates to MAGSTRARKTNGGSASGNRRLVIVESPAKARKIASYLGNDFVVESSKGHIRDLPRGAADVPAKYKGMSWARLGVDVDHGFEPLYVVTPDKKSTVAELKELLKDVDELYLATDGDREGEAIAWHLLDTLKPKVPVRRMVFHEITEPAILAAAANPRDLDQDLVDAQETRRILDRLYGYEVSPVLWKKVMPKLSAGRVQSVATRIVVERERERMKFVTASYWDVSATMDAGEDAAPRTFGARLIAVDGTRLAAGRDFGSDGRLKAGSDVRVLDEAQARAIADGLVNATMTVSSVEEKPYTRKPYAPFMTSTLQQEAGRKLRFSADRTMRTAQKLYENGYITYMRTDSTTLSETAIAAARAQATELYGAQFVSKEPRQYTRKVKNAQEAHEAIRPAGEVFRTPGQVARELESDEFKLYELIWQRTIASQMADARGNTTSVRISGTTAGGEDVTFAASGRTITFAGFLKAYVETVDSEAGGESDDAESRLPQLVKDQSLLAAELSADGHSTSPPPRFTEASLIKTMEELGIGRPSTYASIISTVQDRGYVWKKGSALVPSWVAFAVVGLLEQHFGRLVDYDFTAALEDELDGIAAGRQERTTWLSGFYFGGNVGPESSVGRSGGLKKLVGSSVEEIDAREVNSIPLFPDLEGRTVYVRVGRYGPYLEREVEGPDGAVSAQRANLPDDLPPDELNRDIAEKLFATPQEGRSLGTDPVTGHEIVAKEGRFGPYVTEVLPEAAEGAKKAPKPRTGSLFKSMSLDSVTLDDALKLLSLPRVVGKDPETGAEITAQNGRYGPYLKKGTDSRSLTSEDQLFTVTLDEALKIYAEPKKRGRAAAAPPLKELGADPVSGKPMVVKEGRFGPYVTDGETNASLRKSDSVEGLSDERAAELLAEKRAKGPTTKKKAPAAKKAPARKKAPAKSKS; encoded by the coding sequence GTGGCTGGATCGACACGGGCGAGGAAGACAAACGGGGGATCAGCGAGCGGCAACCGGCGGTTGGTGATCGTCGAGTCGCCCGCGAAGGCGCGGAAGATCGCGTCCTACCTCGGCAACGACTTCGTCGTGGAGTCATCCAAGGGGCACATCAGGGACCTGCCCCGCGGCGCGGCCGACGTGCCCGCCAAGTACAAGGGCATGTCGTGGGCCCGGCTCGGCGTGGACGTGGACCACGGCTTCGAGCCGCTCTACGTCGTCACGCCGGACAAGAAGTCGACCGTCGCCGAGCTGAAGGAGCTGCTCAAGGACGTCGACGAGCTGTACCTGGCGACAGACGGCGACCGCGAGGGCGAGGCCATCGCCTGGCACCTGCTGGACACGCTGAAGCCGAAGGTCCCGGTCCGGCGGATGGTGTTCCACGAGATCACCGAGCCCGCGATCCTCGCCGCCGCCGCGAACCCGCGCGACCTGGACCAGGACCTGGTGGACGCGCAGGAGACCCGCCGCATCCTCGACCGCCTCTACGGCTACGAGGTCAGCCCGGTGCTGTGGAAGAAGGTCATGCCGAAGCTCTCGGCGGGCCGCGTGCAGTCCGTGGCGACCCGGATCGTGGTCGAGCGCGAGCGCGAGCGGATGAAGTTCGTCACCGCCTCGTACTGGGACGTCTCGGCGACCATGGACGCGGGCGAGGACGCCGCGCCGCGCACGTTCGGCGCCCGGCTGATCGCGGTCGACGGCACCCGCTTGGCCGCGGGCCGCGACTTCGGCTCCGACGGCAGGCTGAAGGCCGGCTCCGACGTCCGCGTGCTGGACGAGGCGCAGGCCAGGGCCATCGCGGACGGCCTGGTCAACGCCACCATGACGGTCTCGTCGGTGGAGGAGAAGCCGTACACGCGCAAGCCGTACGCGCCGTTCATGACCTCCACGCTGCAGCAGGAGGCGGGCCGCAAGCTGCGCTTCTCCGCGGACCGCACCATGCGCACCGCGCAGAAGCTCTACGAGAACGGCTACATCACCTACATGCGCACCGACAGCACGACGCTGTCGGAGACCGCGATCGCGGCGGCCCGGGCGCAGGCCACCGAGCTGTACGGCGCGCAGTTCGTGTCCAAGGAGCCGCGCCAGTACACCCGCAAGGTCAAGAACGCGCAGGAGGCGCACGAGGCCATCCGCCCGGCCGGCGAGGTGTTCCGCACGCCCGGCCAGGTGGCCCGTGAGCTGGAGTCCGACGAGTTCAAGCTCTACGAGCTGATCTGGCAGCGCACGATCGCCTCCCAGATGGCCGACGCCCGGGGCAACACGACCTCGGTGCGCATCTCCGGCACCACGGCGGGCGGCGAGGACGTCACGTTCGCCGCGTCCGGCCGCACGATCACCTTCGCGGGCTTCCTCAAGGCCTACGTGGAGACGGTCGACTCGGAGGCGGGCGGCGAGTCCGACGACGCCGAGTCGCGCCTGCCGCAGCTCGTCAAGGACCAGTCGCTGCTGGCCGCCGAGCTGTCCGCGGACGGCCACTCGACGTCACCGCCGCCCCGCTTCACCGAGGCGAGCCTGATCAAGACGATGGAGGAGCTGGGCATCGGCCGGCCCTCCACCTACGCCTCGATCATCAGCACCGTCCAGGACCGCGGCTACGTGTGGAAGAAGGGCTCCGCCCTGGTCCCGTCGTGGGTGGCGTTCGCCGTGGTCGGGCTGCTGGAGCAGCACTTCGGCCGGCTGGTCGACTACGACTTCACCGCCGCGCTGGAGGACGAGCTCGACGGCATCGCCGCGGGCCGCCAGGAGCGCACCACGTGGCTGTCCGGGTTCTACTTCGGCGGCAACGTCGGCCCCGAGTCGTCGGTCGGCCGGTCCGGCGGGTTGAAGAAGCTGGTCGGGTCGAGCGTCGAGGAGATCGACGCCCGCGAGGTCAACTCGATCCCGCTGTTCCCCGACCTGGAGGGCCGCACGGTCTACGTCCGGGTCGGCCGCTACGGGCCGTACCTGGAGCGCGAGGTCGAGGGCCCGGACGGCGCGGTCAGCGCGCAGCGGGCGAACCTGCCCGACGACCTGCCGCCGGACGAGCTGAACCGCGACATCGCGGAGAAGCTGTTCGCCACCCCGCAGGAGGGCCGCTCGCTGGGCACCGACCCGGTCACCGGGCACGAGATCGTGGCCAAGGAGGGCCGGTTCGGGCCGTACGTGACGGAGGTGCTGCCCGAGGCGGCCGAGGGCGCGAAGAAGGCGCCGAAGCCGCGCACCGGCTCGCTGTTCAAGTCGATGTCGCTGGACTCGGTGACGCTGGACGACGCGCTCAAGCTGCTCTCGCTGCCGCGCGTGGTCGGCAAGGACCCGGAGACCGGCGCGGAGATCACCGCGCAGAACGGCCGGTACGGGCCCTACCTGAAGAAGGGCACCGACTCGCGGTCGCTGACCAGCGAGGACCAGCTCTTCACGGTCACCCTCGACGAGGCGCTGAAGATCTACGCCGAGCCGAAGAAGCGGGGCCGGGCCGCGGCCGCGCCGCCGTTGAAGGAACTGGGCGCGGACCCGGTCTCCGGCAAGCCGATGGTGGTCAAGGAGGGCCGGTTCGGCCCGTACGTGACCGACGGCGAGACCAACGCGTCGCTGCGCAAGTCCGACAGCGTCGAGGGCCTGTCCGACGAGCGGGCGGCCGAGCTGCTGGCCGAGAAGCGGGCCAAGGGGCCGACGACGAAGAAGAAGGCACCGGCGGCCAAGAAGGCGCCCGCGCGCAAGAAGGCTCCGGCGAAGTCGAAGAGCTAG